A window of Streptomyces sp. SAI-127 contains these coding sequences:
- a CDS encoding NAD(P)H-binding protein encodes MPARRPADRVVAAVRNPNGAVDLAARGVHVRLGDYDDPATLRTAFKGADRLLLISSPELEPYRRARQHQAAIDAARAAGVGSIAYTSFLGADTQADGVTAAHHSTERTLLASGLPHTLLRHPFYSEAFLNPGLHAAVASGELADGTGGRGINTAFRSDLAEAAARVLTEDCHIGRAYDFTGRLWTYNQLAHALSRISGKPVAHRDRHDRAPRVQGWFEEQVRAGALEQQTDDLEHVLGHPVTTLDQAVTAILTQPAPPTAGPALE; translated from the coding sequence TTGCCGGCCCGGAGGCCAGCCGATCGCGTCGTAGCCGCGGTGCGCAATCCCAACGGTGCCGTGGATCTCGCCGCTCGCGGTGTCCATGTCCGCCTCGGTGACTACGATGACCCGGCGACGCTGCGCACCGCGTTCAAGGGAGCCGACCGGCTGCTGCTGATCTCGTCTCCGGAGCTGGAACCCTACCGCCGCGCCCGCCAGCACCAGGCAGCCATCGACGCGGCCCGCGCCGCCGGAGTCGGATCGATCGCCTACACCAGTTTCCTGGGTGCCGATACCCAGGCCGACGGCGTTACCGCCGCTCACCACTCCACCGAGCGCACCCTGCTCGCCAGCGGACTGCCCCACACGCTGTTGCGTCACCCCTTCTACAGCGAGGCGTTCCTCAACCCGGGCTTGCACGCCGCCGTCGCCTCGGGTGAACTGGCTGACGGTACCGGCGGGCGCGGTATCAACACCGCCTTCCGCAGCGATCTCGCCGAGGCCGCCGCTCGCGTCCTCACTGAGGACTGCCACATTGGCCGCGCCTACGACTTCACCGGCAGGCTGTGGACCTACAACCAGCTCGCCCACGCACTCAGCCGCATCTCCGGCAAGCCCGTCGCCCACCGAGACCGGCACGACCGCGCGCCCCGCGTCCAGGGCTGGTTTGAGGAGCAGGTTCGTGCCGGCGCCCTGGAGCAGCAGACCGACGATCTTGAGCACGTCCTCGGTCACCCAGTCACCACCCTCGACCAGGCTGTCACCGCAATCCTCACCCAACCCGCCCCACCGACCGCCGGCCCTGCCCTGGAGTGA
- a CDS encoding ISAs1 family transposase: protein MAQVPDPRRDQGRRHPLAFVLSLAACAVLAGAKSLAAIAEWAADAPPHVLARLGGPRREPDRGPVAPAEATVRRILQRIDAYARDTAVGSWLAGRERAAGQAENDSGRPLPSLAVDGKTVRGARRTDATQVHLLAAMTVTGPVTAQREVDGKTNEITVFQPLLAPLDLHGTVVTFDALHSQTAHARFLVEDKHAHYVALIKGDQPPCTGG, encoded by the coding sequence CTGGCTCAGGTGCCCGATCCCCGACGGGACCAGGGCCGACGCCACCCACTCGCCTTCGTCCTGTCCCTGGCCGCGTGCGCGGTCCTGGCCGGAGCGAAGTCCCTGGCCGCTATCGCGGAGTGGGCCGCCGACGCCCCGCCGCACGTCCTGGCCCGGCTCGGCGGCCCACGCCGGGAGCCGGACCGCGGCCCCGTCGCCCCGGCCGAGGCCACCGTGCGTCGCATCCTCCAGCGCATCGACGCCTACGCGCGGGATACGGCCGTCGGAAGCTGGCTCGCCGGGCGCGAACGCGCCGCCGGCCAGGCGGAGAACGACAGCGGTCGGCCCCTGCCCTCCCTCGCCGTGGACGGCAAGACCGTGCGCGGTGCCCGCCGCACCGACGCCACCCAGGTCCACCTGCTCGCCGCGATGACGGTGACCGGCCCGGTCACCGCCCAGCGAGAGGTGGACGGCAAGACCAACGAGATCACCGTCTTCCAGCCCCTGCTCGCCCCGCTCGACCTGCACGGCACCGTGGTCACCTTCGACGCCCTCCACTCGCAGACCGCCCACGCACGCTTCCTCGTCGAGGACAAGCACGCCCACTACGTCGCACTGATCAAGGGCGACCAGCCACCCTGCACCGGTGGCTGA
- a CDS encoding S8 family serine peptidase, with protein MDYSKLAPTLAMAYDEYAEGRQALADHVQEDQMPGFVAPRDFAKPARVVVTLECSPDADFSDLEGTTGIEVNAGGGRVRTAIVPLSDLPTLTQYPGVERVAPAQRVHPLMDVAPGKVGLPAFRTTNQLTGKGVIIGVVDSGIDARHPTFAGRILRIWDQEARGGTGVPEGQYGIEYANHTDLVKSKDDHGHGTHVAGIAAGSDRKFQGVAPEADVVVVKTNMTDVGIIDGIQYVFRLARELGKAAVVNLSLGGHSDPHDGTDALAKAIDDESGPGRIVCCAAGNEGEDNIHAQLAPNPGETLRAPCLHSPDPGGVVQDLWFNGWYAGGDEVEVAVAAPEGLTTPFQGVLPNGPQGNPNRVYRLGNWTVQIGTPGPDSRNQDHQFTVRLRPPANAAGSRTWTLLVRGKKAAQQTTRVDVWALGDGRFSGPHARNSMTIGSPGTATSAITVAAYTTRTRWTDIDGTSREASWLKPDDIAPFSSLGPRRDGKAKPDFAAPGAMIVSAQSRDSRNSRRWMIDQDHVAMQGTSMAAPFAAGAVALLLSHNKSLDPAKALSTFAYKQKPDADTWGRGLIDF; from the coding sequence ATGGACTACAGCAAACTCGCTCCAACGCTTGCCATGGCCTACGACGAGTACGCCGAGGGGCGCCAAGCGCTCGCTGACCACGTGCAGGAAGACCAGATGCCGGGTTTTGTGGCGCCACGGGACTTCGCCAAGCCCGCTCGGGTCGTGGTCACACTGGAGTGTTCGCCGGACGCTGACTTCAGTGATTTGGAGGGCACTACCGGAATCGAGGTCAACGCCGGTGGGGGGAGGGTGCGCACGGCCATCGTCCCGCTCAGCGACCTGCCGACCCTGACTCAGTATCCGGGAGTTGAGCGCGTGGCCCCGGCACAGAGGGTCCATCCTCTGATGGACGTAGCCCCGGGCAAAGTGGGGCTCCCCGCTTTCCGGACGACAAACCAGCTCACCGGCAAGGGCGTCATCATCGGTGTCGTCGACAGTGGGATCGACGCGCGGCACCCGACCTTCGCCGGCCGCATCCTCCGGATATGGGACCAGGAGGCGCGTGGTGGAACAGGTGTGCCCGAAGGCCAGTACGGCATCGAGTACGCCAACCACACCGACCTGGTCAAGTCCAAGGACGACCATGGGCACGGCACCCACGTCGCGGGCATCGCCGCCGGCTCGGACAGAAAGTTCCAGGGTGTGGCGCCGGAAGCGGATGTGGTCGTGGTCAAGACGAACATGACGGACGTGGGCATCATCGACGGCATCCAGTATGTGTTCCGCCTCGCCCGCGAACTCGGCAAGGCAGCCGTGGTCAACCTGAGCCTCGGCGGCCACAGCGATCCCCATGACGGAACGGACGCCCTGGCCAAGGCGATCGACGATGAGTCGGGTCCCGGCAGGATCGTGTGCTGCGCGGCGGGGAACGAGGGAGAAGACAACATCCATGCCCAACTCGCCCCGAACCCAGGGGAAACGCTGAGAGCTCCCTGCCTGCACAGCCCCGACCCCGGCGGCGTCGTCCAGGATCTGTGGTTCAACGGCTGGTACGCGGGCGGCGACGAGGTGGAGGTGGCGGTAGCCGCGCCGGAAGGCCTGACAACACCGTTCCAGGGCGTTCTGCCCAACGGTCCGCAGGGCAACCCGAACAGGGTCTACCGGCTAGGTAACTGGACGGTGCAGATCGGCACCCCCGGGCCCGACAGCAGGAACCAGGACCATCAGTTCACCGTGCGCCTTCGACCCCCTGCCAACGCCGCGGGCTCCCGCACCTGGACCTTGCTGGTCCGAGGGAAGAAGGCGGCCCAGCAAACGACGCGGGTGGACGTCTGGGCTCTCGGCGATGGCAGATTCTCCGGTCCGCATGCCAGGAATTCCATGACGATCGGATCTCCGGGCACCGCGACCAGCGCGATCACGGTTGCCGCCTACACGACCAGGACTCGCTGGACGGACATCGATGGCACCAGCCGCGAGGCCAGCTGGCTGAAGCCGGACGACATCGCGCCTTTCAGCAGCCTGGGGCCGCGACGTGACGGCAAAGCCAAACCTGATTTCGCCGCGCCCGGTGCCATGATCGTCTCCGCGCAGTCCCGCGACTCCAGGAACAGCCGCCGCTGGATGATCGACCAGGACCATGTGGCGATGCAGGGCACGAGCATGGCAGCGCCCTTCGCGGCCGGCGCGGTCGCGCTCCTGCTGTCCCACAACAAGAGCCTCGACCCGGCAAAGGCGCTGTCGACCTTCGCCTACAAGCAGAAGCCCGACGCGGACACCTGGGGGCGTGGCCTGATCGACTTCTAG
- a CDS encoding RHS repeat-associated core domain-containing protein, with amino-acid sequence MTPFGTNRGSGTTTWPDDKAFLGKTADADTGLSHIGAREYDPAIGQFTSMDPLLQVDIPQTLNGYTYGSQNLVSHVDPGGMGLLCGRSGEPVCPTRPGGTPGNGRPNEALQPAVA; translated from the coding sequence TTGACGCCGTTCGGCACCAACCGGGGCAGCGGCACGACGACTTGGCCCGACGACAAGGCGTTCCTCGGCAAGACCGCCGACGCTGACACCGGTCTCAGCCACATTGGTGCACGCGAATACGACCCGGCCATCGGCCAGTTCACCAGCATGGACCCGCTCCTCCAGGTGGACATCCCGCAGACCCTCAACGGCTACACCTACGGCTCGCAGAACCTGGTGAGCCACGTGGACCCGGGCGGCATGGGCCTGCTCTGCGGCAGGTCTGGTGAACCCGTCTGCCCGACCCGCCCTGGCGGTACCCCCGGCAACGGTCGGCCCAACGAGGCGTTGCAGCCGGCGGTAGCCTGA
- a CDS encoding DUF1877 family protein, whose product MSIHMHMRAVARSEIRDDHTWLAAFMWQAWENHPDEYAAGIAESIDKVWGSVNDLYAAADVLDVDGDDSWELPIYGGRPVAHSADADPSNPPLGILEPPGVSQAAGFLARVSFDELWNVAGAKLVWAGWDEAQVRQEFLDHHRGLKEFYGRAAAAGHAVIRAVWA is encoded by the coding sequence GTGAGCATCCACATGCACATGCGCGCAGTCGCGCGATCCGAGATCCGGGACGACCACACCTGGCTTGCAGCGTTCATGTGGCAGGCTTGGGAAAACCACCCCGACGAGTACGCAGCGGGCATCGCCGAGTCGATTGACAAGGTCTGGGGCTCCGTCAATGACCTGTACGCCGCTGCGGATGTCCTCGATGTGGATGGCGACGACTCTTGGGAGCTGCCGATTTACGGCGGGCGGCCAGTGGCACACAGCGCTGATGCCGACCCCTCCAACCCGCCCCTGGGGATTCTGGAGCCGCCTGGGGTGTCACAGGCCGCAGGCTTCCTCGCACGTGTCTCGTTCGACGAGCTGTGGAACGTCGCCGGTGCCAAGCTCGTCTGGGCCGGCTGGGACGAGGCGCAGGTCAGGCAGGAGTTCCTCGACCATCACAGGGGCCTAAAAGAGTTCTATGGGCGGGCGGCTGCAGCAGGCCACGCCGTGATCAGGGCGGTGTGGGCTTGA
- a CDS encoding SUKH-4 family immunity protein: MPGRQWAFGVEPDTGKVYYVLPDGEAWFANSSIDLWLQTLHHYGRRVSQSPILNDPDEHEDEALAELSELADEL, translated from the coding sequence GTGCCAGGTCGGCAATGGGCTTTCGGCGTCGAGCCTGATACCGGAAAGGTCTACTACGTCTTGCCCGACGGGGAAGCCTGGTTCGCCAACTCCTCCATCGACCTCTGGCTGCAGACACTGCACCACTACGGCCGACGAGTGAGCCAGTCTCCGATCCTCAACGACCCGGACGAGCACGAGGACGAAGCCCTGGCCGAGCTGAGCGAGCTTGCGGACGAGCTCTAG
- a CDS encoding nuclear transport factor 2 family protein, which translates to MSKIEIDVVTAEFFDAFDNRGGKAADVARIRQLIIPGGVIVKTGPEFTVYTVDEFIEPRQRLLTDGRLVEFSEWETSERTEIAGDIASRFGEYRKSGILDGEPFEGDGTKTIQFVRTSEGWRIAAFAWYDQP; encoded by the coding sequence ATGTCCAAGATCGAGATAGACGTCGTGACCGCCGAGTTCTTCGATGCCTTTGACAACCGGGGCGGCAAGGCTGCCGACGTGGCCCGGATCCGCCAGCTGATTATTCCGGGTGGCGTGATCGTCAAGACCGGCCCGGAGTTCACGGTCTACACCGTGGACGAGTTCATCGAGCCTCGCCAGCGGCTGCTGACCGACGGTCGGCTGGTCGAGTTCTCCGAGTGGGAGACCTCTGAACGGACAGAGATCGCGGGCGATATCGCGTCGCGGTTCGGCGAGTACCGCAAGTCCGGGATCTTGGATGGTGAGCCGTTCGAGGGAGACGGGACCAAGACCATCCAGTTCGTCCGCACCTCCGAGGGCTGGCGGATCGCAGCGTTTGCCTGGTACGACCAGCCCTGA
- a CDS encoding ferritin-like protein, with protein MTMLSGYRSNRIVQLMDESAEARGADWLKDSLQQAVMLELATLPPYLCAMWSIKDQDDDVCEEIKRIVFDEMSHLGLAGNLLTTIGGVPRLAGAGTVPAYPGPLPGGVRPQLTVFLSGLTKESLELFSQIEEPEEPVVADVVATPSIGAFYTAILDALRDNADLVRGTRQLTRDMSGHGAGNSIVAINSLEDAEAAIDVIKEQGEGTTASPENPFPGEAGELAHFYAFREILHGRKLIKVSTDPVRWDFLGDEIPMPPAFPMATVPAGGWGASGTAGPDPATQTLIDAGNQAYSHMLRCLEEAWQAEAAADGRRLLGKAVRHMFELQEPAQSLMSRELPDGSGRTYGPEFRYVDL; from the coding sequence ATGACGATGCTTTCCGGTTACCGAAGCAACAGGATCGTCCAATTGATGGACGAATCCGCCGAAGCCCGCGGCGCGGACTGGCTGAAGGATTCCTTGCAGCAGGCTGTCATGCTGGAACTGGCGACTCTTCCACCGTATTTGTGCGCCATGTGGTCGATCAAAGACCAGGACGACGATGTGTGCGAGGAGATAAAGCGGATCGTCTTCGACGAGATGTCTCACCTGGGCCTCGCGGGAAACCTGCTCACCACCATCGGCGGCGTGCCCCGCCTCGCCGGTGCGGGAACAGTGCCGGCCTACCCAGGCCCGCTGCCCGGCGGTGTCCGACCCCAGCTGACCGTCTTCCTCAGCGGACTCACAAAGGAATCCCTCGAGCTGTTCTCCCAGATCGAGGAGCCAGAGGAACCAGTGGTCGCGGACGTGGTCGCCACACCCTCCATCGGTGCGTTCTACACCGCGATTCTCGACGCGCTCCGCGACAACGCAGACCTGGTCCGCGGTACCCGCCAGCTGACCCGTGACATGTCGGGCCACGGTGCCGGAAACAGCATCGTGGCGATCAACTCCCTGGAGGATGCCGAGGCGGCCATCGACGTGATCAAGGAACAGGGTGAGGGAACAACGGCGTCACCCGAGAACCCGTTCCCCGGCGAGGCCGGAGAACTCGCCCACTTCTACGCCTTCCGGGAGATCCTCCACGGCCGCAAACTGATCAAGGTCTCCACCGACCCGGTTCGATGGGATTTCCTCGGAGACGAGATACCGATGCCTCCTGCTTTCCCCATGGCCACGGTACCGGCCGGAGGGTGGGGAGCATCAGGCACTGCGGGACCCGACCCCGCAACCCAGACACTCATCGACGCCGGCAACCAGGCCTACAGCCACATGTTGCGCTGCTTGGAGGAGGCCTGGCAGGCAGAGGCGGCCGCGGACGGGAGGCGGCTGCTCGGCAAAGCCGTCCGCCACATGTTCGAGCTCCAAGAGCCGGCTCAGTCGCTGATGAGCCGCGAGCTGCCGGACGGCAGCGGCCGCACCTACGGCCCGGAATTCCGGTACGTCGATCTATGA
- a CDS encoding ferritin-like protein: MAPFKRRTFLATAAVTAAASATATAAPASAAGPHSGPADPWPLDSVARLLAMPEAGRGIDWLRSALQVAVELELSTIPPYLCGWWSIRDRGADAARLIRRIIDDEMYHLGVVCNLLVAVGGKPRIRAAAPVYPGPLPGGVRAGVTVYLSGLTRSFVHDVMMAIEAPEEPLALSDSAPPTVGAFYGAVLQGFRAVAPQLSARGQLSAHIGSDELRPVETLLDAERSIDIIREQGEGTSSSPADSFADDHPAHYYAFGEIYHGRQLRQTDTGWTFTGAPVPFPDARPMARVPAGGWPGPPAPVQEFLDRFDTTYTALLDSLDAAWGDGGTRSLGAAIHAMRALEEPAVRLMEIEIPGAHSTYGPQFHVLP, from the coding sequence GTGGCTCCATTCAAACGCAGGACTTTCCTGGCCACGGCCGCCGTGACGGCCGCCGCGTCGGCCACCGCGACAGCCGCACCGGCGTCGGCCGCGGGTCCCCACAGTGGACCAGCCGACCCGTGGCCTCTCGACTCCGTGGCGCGCCTGCTGGCCATGCCCGAGGCCGGCCGCGGTATCGACTGGCTCAGGTCGGCGCTACAGGTCGCCGTGGAGCTGGAACTGTCCACCATCCCGCCGTACCTGTGCGGCTGGTGGTCCATCAGGGACCGCGGCGCGGATGCCGCGCGCCTGATCCGGCGCATCATCGACGACGAGATGTACCACCTGGGCGTGGTGTGCAATCTGCTCGTGGCCGTGGGGGGCAAGCCCCGGATCAGGGCGGCGGCACCCGTCTACCCCGGCCCGCTGCCCGGTGGCGTACGTGCCGGCGTGACCGTGTACTTGTCGGGTTTGACCAGGTCTTTCGTGCACGACGTGATGATGGCCATCGAAGCGCCCGAGGAACCACTCGCCCTCAGTGACAGCGCCCCGCCCACCGTCGGCGCCTTTTACGGCGCTGTGCTGCAGGGTTTCAGGGCCGTGGCCCCGCAGTTGTCGGCCCGCGGACAGCTGAGCGCTCACATCGGATCTGACGAACTGCGGCCGGTTGAGACGCTCCTGGACGCAGAGCGCTCCATCGACATCATCAGGGAACAGGGCGAGGGCACGAGCAGTTCCCCGGCCGACTCCTTCGCCGACGACCACCCGGCCCACTACTACGCTTTCGGCGAGATCTACCACGGCCGGCAACTGCGGCAGACCGACACGGGCTGGACGTTCACCGGGGCGCCCGTCCCCTTCCCCGATGCACGCCCCATGGCCCGGGTTCCGGCCGGCGGCTGGCCCGGCCCGCCGGCGCCCGTGCAGGAGTTCCTGGACCGGTTCGACACCACCTACACCGCCTTGCTCGACTCCCTCGATGCCGCCTGGGGCGACGGCGGTACCCGTTCCCTGGGTGCGGCCATTCACGCCATGCGCGCCCTGGAAGAGCCCGCCGTACGGCTGATGGAGATTGAGATCCCCGGCGCTCACAGCACATATGGCCCCCAGTTCCACGTACTTCCCTAA
- a CDS encoding SpoIIE family protein phosphatase — protein MARPGIDYQALFSVTPSPCMVLGPDLVLADVNKAACRVTGRTREDLVGRYLFDAFPDNPADPDADGVRNLHASLHGVLRSKEPDTMAPMKYDIPVADRPGVFEERWWSAINTPVLGPDGQVEWILHRGEDVTSFILSHPRRRGGGALSDVEAMEVELYARARELHRVNDRLRQAHARERQVAVTLQEAMLHSPHLARHRDTAVRYLPAAGSLNVCGDWYEVVDLPENRFAVAVGDVVGHGLEAAAVMGMLRSALSAVVRAVDGPARALDVLGLYSRYVEGALATTVVQAVVDTRARRILYSSAGHPPPILLHPDGTCDLLDQATDPPLGARPKPVPRIQAGLPYTPGDTFVLYTDGLIERRGEDIDAGLQRLTDALARHARHSPERLADALLAHLGVSSGARDDIALIVLRL, from the coding sequence GTGGCGAGGCCGGGGATCGACTACCAGGCGCTGTTCTCGGTCACCCCCAGCCCCTGCATGGTGCTGGGCCCGGACCTGGTGCTCGCCGACGTCAATAAGGCGGCCTGCCGGGTGACCGGCCGCACTCGGGAGGACCTGGTCGGGCGGTACCTCTTCGATGCCTTCCCTGACAATCCGGCTGATCCGGATGCTGACGGGGTACGGAATCTGCACGCCTCCCTGCACGGGGTCCTGCGCTCGAAGGAGCCGGACACGATGGCGCCGATGAAGTACGACATTCCCGTGGCCGACCGGCCCGGGGTGTTCGAGGAGCGGTGGTGGTCCGCGATCAACACGCCGGTGCTCGGGCCGGACGGTCAGGTGGAGTGGATCCTGCACCGGGGGGAGGACGTGACCTCGTTCATCCTCTCCCACCCTCGTCGGCGAGGAGGCGGGGCGCTCAGCGACGTGGAGGCGATGGAGGTCGAGCTGTACGCGCGGGCGCGTGAGCTCCATCGAGTGAACGATAGATTGCGCCAGGCCCACGCCCGGGAACGCCAGGTCGCTGTCACCTTGCAGGAGGCCATGCTCCACTCGCCCCACCTGGCCCGGCACCGGGACACCGCGGTGCGCTACTTGCCCGCCGCCGGGTCACTGAACGTATGCGGCGACTGGTACGAGGTGGTCGACCTGCCCGAGAACAGATTCGCCGTCGCGGTCGGCGACGTCGTCGGCCACGGCCTGGAGGCCGCCGCCGTCATGGGCATGCTCCGCAGCGCGTTGTCCGCCGTCGTCCGGGCCGTCGACGGGCCCGCGAGAGCCCTGGACGTCCTGGGCCTGTATTCACGCTACGTGGAGGGCGCGCTGGCCACCACCGTCGTCCAGGCCGTCGTCGACACCCGCGCCCGCCGCATCCTGTACAGCAGCGCCGGCCACCCGCCCCCCATCCTGCTCCACCCGGACGGCACCTGCGATCTTCTCGACCAGGCCACCGACCCTCCGCTGGGGGCCCGCCCCAAACCCGTCCCCCGCATCCAGGCCGGCCTGCCCTACACCCCTGGCGACACCTTCGTGCTCTACACCGACGGTCTCATCGAACGCCGCGGCGAGGACATCGATGCCGGCCTGCAACGCCTCACCGACGCGCTCGCCCGCCATGCCCGCCACAGCCCCGAACGACTCGCCGACGCTCTGCTTGCGCACCTCGGCGTCAGCAGCGGCGCCCGCGACGACATCGCCCTGATCGTCCTCCGCCTGTGA